GGTTTTCAAAGCCAGCTGCCAGGCGACAGCGCGGAGTTTTTGGGATTCATAGGCGATGATGGCTGCGAAAAGAAGCGTGCCGATGAAGGCGTGCAGACGAACAGCGGCGTCCATATAGGGCTGCAGAGCCGGAATGAAGGACGCGAGGAAGATGCCAAGGCCGTAGAGCATCAGCATCAAGAGGGCGGTCAGGGCAAAGGTTCCGATGGGGCCGAGATCGCGTTTGGTCGTTTTTCCGTAAATGGCCAGACCCGCGAAGGCGCCGCCGGACAGCAGGGCGACCATCAGGATGGAATCGAGGGTATAGAGAAGACCAATCAGGCCGAGGGTCAAACCCGTGATCACCGCATAGACGGCGAAAAGCACGCGGGCCAAAGCCGGTTTCATGCGGAAGACCGAACCCTGAAAGGCAATGACTGTGAGGAGTTGGGTGCCAAAGATGCCCAGAGTCAGACCGCGACCCATGGTGGTGAGGCCGCTTAGAAGTAAACCGGAGTTCAGGGACACATAGCCGACCACGGCCGAGGCGACCAGGGCGAGGATCATGCGGACGTAAACATCCGTCACAAATTTCGTGGCTTTGGCTTTCGTGATGTCAGTTTGAGTTAAGGTCGTGGCATGCATGATCAATTTTTCCTTGATAAAGTGAGTGAGACGCAGGCAAGGACGTCCTTACTTTCCCTATATTGCATCGGAGGTTAAACCTCAATGTGAGATGACGGCTGGCGTGAGATGGCGGCATGAGATGACGGCTGGCGTGAGATGGCGGTATGAGATGACGGCTGGCGTGAGATGGCGGCAGGCGTGAGATGACGGCATGAGATGACGGCTGGCGTGAGATGACGGGCCGGCTTGGAACGACGGCCCGGTCCCGCCAGAGGCGGCCCCTGTCACACCACAACATCGGATGACGCTTTCGCAAGGCCGCTGGTGTTGTCCCGCTCCTGGCGCCAGGGCGCGAAGCGCGCCAGCATCAGCATGCCGGGGACGGCTATGATGGTGCAGAAAGTGAAAAACCAGAACCAGCCCATGCTGCTGGCCAGAAAGCCGGTGACGGAACTTAAAAGGACACGGGGTACACCCATGAGGCTTGTCAAAAGTGCATATTGAGTGGCCGTAAAGCGTTTGTTGGCCAGACTGGCCATAAATGCCACGAAGGCTGCAGTTCCCATCCCCGAGGCGAGGTTTTCGAACGATATCACACCGCCGAGCAGCACAAGATCGTGACCGCGCGAAGCGAGTAAAGCAAAGCCTGCGGTGGACGCCATCTGCAGAAGACCAAAGAGCCAGAGGGCGCGATTGATACCGATTTTGAGGAGCACAACACCACCGACGAAGCCACCCAAAAGTGTTGCCCAGAATCCGAAGAGTTTGACGATGGCCCCGACTTCCGTTTTGGTGAAGCCGAGATCGAGGTAAAAAGGAGTCGTTAAAGCCGCGGCCAGGTTATCGCCGACTTTATACAGAAGGATAAAGCACAGCATCAACCAGGCCTGATCGCGATTGAAATACTCCTTGAAGGGTTCGACCACCGATTCCCGCAGGCTGCGCGGTGGTGCTTCCGTCACAACAGGTTCAGGAATGAAAAGCGTCGCGATGATGGCCGGAATAAGGCAGGCGCCCATAATGAAAAAGACCAAAGACCAGGGCAGGATATCCGCTAAAATCAAACCGCCGCCGCTGACAGCCAGCATGCCGAGCCGATAACCATAAATATAATAAGAAGAACCCAGGCCCAATTCCGCCGTCGTCAAATCCTCGCGGCGATAGGCGTCGATCACGATATCCTGGCTTGCGCTGAAAAATGTCACAAGAAAGCCCACGCCCACGAAAGTCCAAAGTCCAAAACTCCCCTGGGCGGGATCGGTCAGGCCCATGCCCCAGATCGCAAGCATCAGAAGAACCTGGGTGGTCACGATCCAGCCGCGGCGCCGACCCAGAAAGGGCAGGGCATAGCGGTCGAAGAGCGGAGCCCAGACAAATTTCAATGTATAAGGTAGACCGACAAGGGACATCAGGCCTATGCTTTCGAGGCTGACCGATGCATCTTTCGCACGCGCCTGCATAAGGGTAATGGTGATAAGGAGCGGCAAGCCGGAGGCGACACCCATAATGAAGGCGGTCAGCAAGCGGCGATTGACGAGCTGGCGAAGGGTAAACATGGAATGGTCTCTTCAGAAGTGACTGAAGTTTCCACTTTAGCAAAACAGCTGGAATCGGGGAAGGGGCGTTAACGGGAGCCGATCGAGAATTTGCCTTCTTCGGCGCGGTCGCTCATGTTCACCCAAATATTCTGAACGGCGTTGTTGCCGTCGATAAGAGCGCTGACCTCAGTCACTTCCTTTTCGCTCATGGGAAAGCCAAAAGAATAACCAGCAGGACAGGCCTCGGCCGCTGCCGCGAAGACCCCTTTTGCAGTACTGATCAACCAAGGGTTAGCGCTGCCGCTGCTCAGACTGCGGCAGAGAAAACTCGAAACGCGGGCCCCACAGGGAATATCATTCATGCGGCCGTAGGTACCCGAGACAAGGCCTGTGCGATTTTGATGATCGACTTTGGCCGCGAGGTTTCCGAATTCCACGCAGTCTTCACCCTCGGTCCCACTGAGTATCTGATTATTGGGTTCACCACCGAGCCAGAACGAAAGCACGGGCGTGATCACGAGCGGCGCTGTGATAGTGGTCGTCAGAGAAACAGACGTTGCGTTGTTGGCACTCAGCACGACCTCGACCCGATTGAATGCGAGAGTCGCAGTCGTTTCGCTGACAGTCCATTTGAGATTCGCAAGATCTTCCATAGTGATGGTCAGTGCGGTGCGAACACCTTTGGCATCGACTTTGAAAAAATCAGCCTGGGTGATGGCGCTGCTGACTTCCGCCACAGGTCCGATATCGCAATCCATCTGATAGGACGCGCTGGCTTGAGCCTGGCCGTTTTTATAAAGACAGGTAAGAAATGCTCCGCCTACCGAAACGGGTTCACTCGCTGTGGTCGACTCGTTATAGGATTCACCTGTTTCCAAAACAGTCGTGTCAACCGACTGCTCGGTGCTTTCCGAGGCGGCTGTTGACGCTGTTTCGCTGGTGCTGCTGCGGCCTTCCATCACGCGACGGCCTGGATTGCAGGCGATCGTGCTCAGAAGAAGGGCCAGCCCTAAAATAAGTCGCATGACGTCCCTTAAAATAAAAACAAGCGTTCGACGTATCTTGATATGAAAAGGTATCGGTTCGATATCGAGATTGCTATCGCAGGCTGCGGCTTCCCAAACAAAATCGGGAGATTGGCAGCTTGTTTAAAAAGGGCGGGACTCGCGCCAAGGGCCTTGGACGAAGGCCCATTGTTACGCCAGGTAAAAAACTTCAGTGCTCGGCAAGGACGGTGACCGCGCAGCCACGGGTGGCGACCGCGAAGACTTCTGCCCACAGATCATTGAGGCCGCTTCTGAAGACGATAGCGCCGTCGTCTTCCCGTTCCCATATGAGCCAGCCCACGGACCGCCCTTCCGGATCCTTATAGCTGATCGCCTCCGCTTCCGTACCGAAGATCATGGTGGCCGCGTCCGTTCCTTCTGGAAAGGCCCGTGCCTTGGCCACCGTCCACGCTTCACAGGTCAAACGCGGACTCCATTGCCGCCAGATCTGATCCACGATAAAGCGCTGGCCCCGCAGCTGACCGCTGGCCAAAACACCGAGCGAGCCATTCAGCATGTCGTCGGCCCGGGACGGTTCCATTTGAAAATTCACAGCATCCGCTTTTGAAAAATCGAGTGTCGTGAACGCGCGCGCTTTTTTCTGACGCTCCACCTGTTCCAGCACAAAGCCTTGTTCGCTGCGACGGATGCGATAAAGAGGTCCGCGAATGTCCGTATTGCGCCAGCTGTCCCAGGCGGCTTCGATGATGAAGACCGTGCCTGTGCTGCCGCTGGCGAAGCGACCCCGAAACACCGAACGGCCCTGACCTGAAAGAACGCCGTCCTGACATTCCCAGTCGCAGTCGGACGGCGGGACGACCTGATCCACCACGCAGCTTTGGGCATGGGTCTGGGTATCTGGACAGAGAAGCTTGCGACCGTTCACGCCGCGCAGGGTCCAGGTTTCGCTTAGGCCATTGGGCCTTGCCGTCATTTCCACATGAACAGAAGGTGCCGCGGCCTGGGCCATGGCGCTCAGGGAGCCGACGAGGACGGTCAAAAGAATATGCTTCATAGGGACTTCCTTGGGTTTTCAGGGAAAAGGACCTTACACATTCTGATGAGGGATGCCAAGCGGGGGAAAGCGGCCTTTTGAAAAAACTCGCCTTGCCCGGCTGATTCCCCTATTGTGATCAACGGCTTGTGCAGGAGGCTTTGTATGCGAGCAGCTCTGTGGCGAACATTCTGTTTAATGGCCTTAAGCCTGACGCTCTCGGGCTGTGGCATTCTGGAATGGAAAGAAAAGGCGCTGGACGCCCTGGTGTCACGCATTCCACCGGATATGGAAGTCGGGCTCGGCGAAAAGGTTTTGCCGACCGTCCTGCCGCCCGAGGCCATTCTGAAAGATCCTGTTCTGCAGTCACGTTTGGAAGGTCTTTTAAAGCCTTTGATCGACCGCAATGGCATCCATCAGCCGCCGATCAAAATTTATATCAGCCGCGATGATGAACTGAATGCCTTCGCTCTGCCGGGTGGGATTTTGATTTTCAACCGCGGCATGCTGCTGGCAGCCGGCAGCGCGGAAGAGATCCTGGGCGTCGCTGCGCATGAGCTGGCCCATGTAACCGAAAAGCATGTGCTGAAGTCCATGATCCAAAGTTTAAGTCTGGCCGCCATTGTCAGCTTTTTCCTGGGGGACGTGTCGGAACTTGGCGCTTACATTCTGCAGCAGAGCCAGATGCTTTTGCAAAACGGCTTCACCCGCAGCCAGGAAGGGGAGGCTGATCGCATCGGCTTTGATTATCTGATCGCCGCGGGCATTCATCCGAAGGGCATGAGCCAGTTCTTTCAAAGGCTGGAGAAGAGAAAATCGGAAGGGGCGGATTCCCCCGCCGAGACTCGGAAGCTTGAACGGGTGAGCGTTTTTCTGTCGACGCATCCTTTGACGGCTGAACGCATCCGCATGGTCGAGCAACGCATCGCCGGCTTAACCCCGCAGGAGATCAAGGCGCTGAAGCCGGTGCGCTTCGATCTTAAAGATTTCCAGCAGCGCCTCGCTCAGGAGTCGCATTGATTTTTTCATGCGTGACGAGCGCCTGCTTCAGCACCCGATAATAACCTTCATCCTTATGCACGAAGGCATCGATAAAAGACGGTAGCCCCAGGCCACCATCTTTTATCACGGAGGAGGAGCTGATCAGGACAACAGTCTTGCCCGCAAAGAAGGATGCGAGATAGGCTGCGACCTCCATGCCGCTCATGAACTGCATGTTCTGATCGACAATGATGATGTCGTAGTCTTTCATACCGAAGATAAAGCCGATCTCTTCCACCGACTGCACCACATCCAGGTTGATATTCAGATTATCCGCCGTGCGTTGCAGAATATGCCCGAAGATGGGGTCATCATCGATCAGAAGGATACGCAGTCTTTGTCTCTTCATGCCTGTCCTCCCACAGCTCACAGAATCACCTTCGACCCTGCTCCGGCGGACATTGAATGTGGCGGCGAATTAAGAAACCTTTCCCGTCTGACACCGTGATATCTTAATAAAAATAAAGCCTTGGAAGGATTGTGACAATCTTACCATTTCATATTTTAACTTAATGGTTCCTCGTTGGAGCACCGATAAGAATTCCATGAACAGAGGATGAGGTTTCCATTTGCGCTGCTATTTCATGCTTTTACTTTTGCTGCTGAATACAGCCTGCGGTTTCAAGCGGATTGGAGACTTCTATTTCGATAAGCGATGTCAGCGGGACCTGCCAGGAATCTGGTCAGGGGATTCGTGTCCCGCAAAAGCCGAGCTGCCTGCAAACGATCCCCTGGATGACGACAAGGGCCAGGGTCAGGAAAGCCAGGAAGAGGCTCCCTGCGCGCTCGCTATCAACCCTTCGCTCTGCATACGCGATGGCATTGAAGATTCGGTCTGGCGTTCTCAGGAACATACGGCCCACATCGCGCTCGGTTATAACCTGAGCTTTCAGAGTTATTATGAATTCAAAACCGCTGGCCAGTACACCCATTATCTTTTTTTCAAGCATCCATTTTTGAATAAGATCTACTATGAAAAGCGGGAAGGTGCTCTTGATGTTCAGCCCAATGATCTTGTGGATTCTCTTGTTTTCTCGCATACGCTGAACTTTCGTCTGACGGCATCGAGCTGCTTGGCTGGCTCCCGCCCGTCCCTGTTTCGGCTCTTTGATAACAGCAACCTATCGCATATCGCACGCAATGATTATCAGCTCACCCTCAGTTCACCGGACCTCTGCAGTGGGACAGTTTAAACAAGGGGGAATTGACGCAGATGCTGAATGCCAGTCAGGAACTTTGTTTGTCCGACGAAGGGATCCGATCCCTCACGCCCCGCTTGAATATCCCGCCCGAGGTCGAGTTCATCCTTCAGTCGCTGTAAACATCCCCCATTCAAGCTACGCAAAGGATGGATATTTTCAAAAAACTTTCCTAACGGAAGGTCGCGCCTTCCCCTTCCTGACGTGAACATTTAAAGTCAGCTCGTTTGCTTTTTATACTCTAGGGGGGCACATATGTATTCATTCCAGGGCAAGGGGGCGTGGTCCGCACGGCGACCCTTATTCCACAGTATCATCATGCTTGCGATGCTGCCATTCAGCGCTGAGGCGTTGGCTGAATCCTGGTATTTTCGGGGTACAGCCAATCAATGGAAGGCTGCGCCGCTTCAGATGGATGCGGCGTCCCAAACGCAAAGCATCGAAATCGACTTTGCCAGGCAGGATAAAAACGCGCGCTTTAAACTCGATCGCTTTGCAGACTGGACGGAAAGCGTTCCGGCTCAAGATCTTCAAGTTGAAGACTGCAGCCGCGTGCGCATCACCTTCCGACCGGCGAGCCGGGCGGTTGACGTGAAAAAGATTGCTGACCTTCGCGAAGGAGCCTGTGCCCCCGTCGCGGCTGAACCTGCACCCCAGCCGGCACCTGCGCCCGCGCCGCAACCGGGCGGGCCTGACTTCCGCTCGGAAACGATTTATTTCGTTTTAACGGCACGCTTCTATGATGGCGATCCGAATAATAACTATTACAACCGCGATCGCATCAAACTCGGAGATCCGCACTGGCGTGGGGATTTCAAGGGTCTTATCCAGCAGCTGGATTACATCAAAGACCTGGGCTTCACCGCGATCTGGATCACGCCGCCGGTCGAAAACCGGAGCGGTCTGGATTATCACGGCTATCACGCCTATGACTGGAATCGCGTCGATCCTCGCCTGGAATCACCCGGTGCCAGCTATCAGGATTTCATCGATGCGGCGCATGCGAAGGGCCTGAAGGTTATTCAGGACGTGGTCATCAACCACTCCAGCAACTATGGTATCCGCGGCGAAGTCTGGATCGACCGCCTGCCTATCAAATACTACCGGCCTCAAGGCGGCAGTCCGATCAAAAATGATCCTTATAAGGATAATCTCGGTGACTACCTGAGCGATTTCCGCGAAGACAATGATAATCCCGTGGCCCCGGCCTGGTTCCGTGAACGTCAGAACACGGATCCCGCAGGCGTGAAACCTTTGGTCGATCCCAAGAGCGGCGTGACCGTTCCCCTGGCTGGTTACAATCCCAATCGCTTTTTTGGAATAGATGCTCAGACGCTGGATCCAAACTGGTATCACCTGGATGGATTCATGGCGGGCGGCGACTGGGAAAGTCCCAAATCCCTGCAAAGAAAACATATGGCCGGCGACACGATTGATCTGGCCACCGAACGGCAGAACGTGAAGGATTATCTGAATTCCGCGATCCACCGTTATCTGGATATGGGCGTCGACGCCATCCGCCTCGATACCGTGAAGCATGTCGAGCGGAACAATCTTTTGGAATACGTGGATGACTGGAAGGCCTATAAACCAGGGCTTTTCGTCTTCGGCGAGAACCTTGTGAAAGGCACGGGCCTGGGCCAGGAACTGAGCAATGACAATGCACCCGCTGCGATTCGTCCCTGGTGGTATACCCGTCGCGGCAACGATCCGGCGAATCCGCGTTCCGGTCCTGACTCCGGTTTTTCCGTTCTCGATTTCTCGCTCTTTTCCACCTTCCGCGATAACATCCGCGGTGGGAATTTCGGTGGAGTCGGCGGGATCCTCGGTTGGGATTGGATCTATGGTGATGCCACGCAGCTCGTCACCTTCTTCCAAAACCACGATGTGGGACCGGACAACGATTTCAAATATCGATTCCAAGGCGAGACCTGGAAGGCGGCCCTGGCCTATAACCTCCTTTGGACGATTCGTGGTATCCCGACCCTTTATTACGGCGAGGAGATTGAATTTCAAAAAGGCCTGCCGCAGGATATCGAAGGCGGAACCATGACCCTCGATCAAACAGGACGCGCTTATTTCGGGGACAATCTGAAGCCGGATCGTCTGGCCACAACCAAAGGCCACCCCCTGTTCGGCCATATTAAAAGATTGAACCAAATTCGCCGCAGCATTCCCGCTTTGCAAAAAGCGCCGATGAGCCAGGTGCAGGAATGGGGTGGAGGCATGTCCTTCGTTCGCGACTTTAATAACGGCTCAAGCTATGCCGTGGTTGGCCTGGCCGGCGAGAGCGCGCAGTCGATCACCGTCAATGGCGTGAAGAACGGCAACTATCGCGATGCGATCACAGGTCGCGAGGTCACGGTTCGGGACGGTACGCTGTCCTTCACCGTGAAGGACCGTTCGATCGGAGTTTACGTTCTGAATGGTCCCGGTAAAATCGGGACGGACGCGGTCTATCTGCGCTAAGACTCTGACTCAAAAAAATCCCCCAGTGCCGCCCGGTGCTGGGGTTTTTGTTGACCGAAGCCTCGCGAAATTTTTCCTTTTCCTTTCCACGAAATCCTCCGAAAACTCAACAGGACTCCACCTCTATTTCGCGAGGGTTTTTCCTTTTGATAAAAGGCTTCCACTTCATCTGTCAAATCTTCGTCCTGCTCGGACTTATGGGAAGTCCCGCTTGGGCTGACGCGGATGGGATTTGGGAATTGAACGGGGAACCGCTTGAGCAGGTTCTTTTAGGACGCAAATTAAGCGTCCTGCACGACCCTGAAGGGCGGATGACCCTGGAGCAGGTGGTCCAGCCATCCCATGCGGGCGAATTCGTTCCGCAAACGCGGGATATTGTGTCAAAAGGCTATTTATCGAAGGGTGTTTTCTGGGCCCGCATGACCGTTCGCAACGGGACGGATCGTGCCCTGCCTTTATTTGTGATCTCGCGCTATGCGACGGTTGATGAGCTTTCCCTTTATGAGGTCAAGGCCTCGACCGAGCCAAGGCTTCTTTGGGCCCTTGGGGACATCCTTCCGTCCAAGGATCGTCCCATCCATCACCGTCTGCCGATCTTTCCGATCACGGTGGAGCCTGGCGTTCATGACTACTATTGGAAGATGGAAACGACCAGCGCCGTGATCTTCTCCCTGGAAGCCTGGTCACCGGATAGGTTTTTGAATCACGAACTCGCGGAACAGCTTTTCTATGGCGCGATCCTTGGGATCTGCGTGGTGATGTTCCTCTATAATTTCTTTGTCTTCATCAAGTTCTCGCAGACTTCCTATTTTTACTATAGCTGCTATATCCTCAGTTATCTCAGCTTCTACCTTCTCTATAACGGTTTCGCCTATCTTTATTTCGAGCCCGGGGCCATGCGCGACTGGTGGATGCGCGATGGCATCTATGTGGTGATCGATCTGATCTCGATGACCGCGGTGGCGTTCTCGATAGCTTTTTTGAATCTGAAGGGCAGTCAGCCTAAAATCTACCGCTTCTTTCGCAGTCTGCAGGTCCTCTGCCTTATCAACATCGGCAACTGGCTTCTCTTCCGTTCCTCGTTCTTTGCGCTGCAGTGTACGCTTGCCTTGAATTTCAGTCTATCCTGCGTCCTGATCGCGGTCGGTGTTTATCGCATGGTCAGCTATCGGCCGGCGCGTTTCTATGTTCTGGGATGGACCTTCATCCTGCTCGCCAATATCCTTACTCTTCTGAGCAACAATGCTGTGATCCCGGTAACGGGCTGGGTACAGTGGGTCCAGCCCTTCGGAGCCGCAGCTGAACTCGTTGTGCTGTCCCTGGCGCTCGGGGATAAGTTCGCCCTTTTGCAGGCTGAGCGGGAGGCAAGCCTGGAGGAGCAGCAGCGCCTGCAGGCGATAGCCTTCGACGCCGAGAAAAAAGCCCGGGAAGCCATACAGAACACCTTGGATGAACAGCAGCGCCTCAACGAGCAGCGCGATCAGCTGGTCGCCAACACCAGTCATGAACTTCGGACGCCTTTAAATGGAATGATGGGCCTCGCCCAGGCCATTCAAAGGCGGGAACAGGATAGACTGTCACCGGACTCCTTGAAGAGCCTGGATGGTATCGTGCGCAGTGGTCGGCGTCTGGCGGCTTTGCTCGGGGACCTCCTGGACTTTTCCCGCGGCGAGCGGCATGTGATGCCTCTTTATAAGGGCTCCACCAGTCTGCACGAGCAGACCGAACTTGTTTTCGAAATTCTGCGTCCGACCCTCGACAGTAAACCGATTGAACTCGTCAATCTGATCGGCAGTGACGACATCATCGTTCTTGCCGATCCAGATCGCCTGCAGCAGGTTCTGTTCAATCTTGTGAGCAATGCGATCAAGTTTACTCAGCAGGGGAAGATCAAGGTCTCTGCTTTGGCTCAGGATGGTCAGGTCACGATTCGTGTCAGTGACTCAGGACCCGGCATCGCAGCCGAGGATCACGAACGCATCTTCGCCGCCTTCACCCAGGCGGACGGAGGCATAGCCCGGCGTCATGGTGGTCTTGGCCTTGGTCTTGCGATCGTCAAACAGATCGTCGAAGCCCATGGTGGAACAGTGGGAGTGCAGTCAGTGCCGGGCTTTGGCAGCACATTCTGGTTGACGATGGCACAAAGCCAGGACAGCGACGTGCCCAGGCATCAGGGCGATCCCCAGTTCATGGCCCATCGCGTCGCAGGCTTTGAATCCCAGATGGAAGCTTCGCCCCGGTCGCCTGCTTTGGGCGCAGTGGTGCCGAGCGGATTTATGGATCGGGATGAACTCCGTTCCAGCCTTGATATCCTGATCGTGGATGATGAACCCACAAACCGGCAGGTGCTGGAGGAAATCCTGCGCCTGAGCGGTCATCGCACGGAATCTTTGGGCGATGGGCCATCGGCTTTGGAGGCCATTCGTCATAAAAAGAAATTCGATGTGATCCTGCTCGATATCATGATGCCCGAGATGAGCGGCTATGATGTCCTGCGGCAGCTGCGGCAGCAGTATAACGAAGCGGAACTGCCGGTGATCGTCCTGTCGGCCAAGGCCTTGGAAAAAGACCTGCTGGCGGCTTACGCCCTGGGTGCGAACGATTATATCCTGAAGCCTTTTTCCGCCATGGAAGTCGACGCGCGGCTGCATCATCAGGCCCGTTTGAAGGCGGCCATTCAAAAGAATCAAAGCATTCAAAACGAAAGTCGCCTTCTGAAAGACGCCCTGAAGTCCGTCGAGGATCAACTGCAGCATGCTGAACGCCTCGCCTCCATGGGGGCTGCGACCGCCGGGATTGCGCATGAACTCAGCAATCCCCTCATGCATTTCAAAACCCTCATGCAGTGGCTGAGACAGGCTGCGCAGGTCTCGGTGAAAGATCCGGCGGATTTGAGCAAGATCCTTGGATACTGCGACCTTGCGGATCGAGCCATCCGTACCATGCTCGGCATCACCGAATCCATCAAAGTCGTCATGCGGAGCCGATCGCAGGATGATGCGCTTTATGAAGTGGATCTGATCGTCGAGGACGTCGTGAATATCCTGCATCATAAACTGAAGTACTTTCATTTCACCCGCATCATCGAGCCCGGTCTTTGGTTTAAGGGCCGGCGCAGCGATCTGGTGCAGGTCATCATGAACCTTCTAAGCAACGCCGCGGACGCGGTCAAAGGCCGCAAGGATGATCAGATTCATCTGTCGATCCAGAAATCCGGGGCCAGCCTTATCCTGCGGATAGAAGACAGCGGTGACGGTATACCCGCATCCATTCGGGAAAAGATTTTCGAACCCTTCTTCACGACCAAGGAAGCGGGACAGGGC
This genomic interval from Oligoflexus sp. contains the following:
- a CDS encoding Bax inhibitor-1 family protein; translated protein: MHATTLTQTDITKAKATKFVTDVYVRMILALVASAVVGYVSLNSGLLLSGLTTMGRGLTLGIFGTQLLTVIAFQGSVFRMKPALARVLFAVYAVITGLTLGLIGLLYTLDSILMVALLSGGAFAGLAIYGKTTKRDLGPIGTFALTALLMLMLYGLGIFLASFIPALQPYMDAAVRLHAFIGTLLFAAIIAYESQKLRAVAWQLALKTAHDDEIEVFVNSAALNMYMSFIGLFLSLMRLLGNRR
- a CDS encoding AmpG family muropeptide MFS transporter encodes the protein MFTLRQLVNRRLLTAFIMGVASGLPLLITITLMQARAKDASVSLESIGLMSLVGLPYTLKFVWAPLFDRYALPFLGRRRGWIVTTQVLLMLAIWGMGLTDPAQGSFGLWTFVGVGFLVTFFSASQDIVIDAYRREDLTTAELGLGSSYYIYGYRLGMLAVSGGGLILADILPWSLVFFIMGACLIPAIIATLFIPEPVVTEAPPRSLRESVVEPFKEYFNRDQAWLMLCFILLYKVGDNLAAALTTPFYLDLGFTKTEVGAIVKLFGFWATLLGGFVGGVVLLKIGINRALWLFGLLQMASTAGFALLASRGHDLVLLGGVISFENLASGMGTAAFVAFMASLANKRFTATQYALLTSLMGVPRVLLSSVTGFLASSMGWFWFFTFCTIIAVPGMLMLARFAPWRQERDNTSGLAKASSDVVV
- a CDS encoding M48 family metallopeptidase, which codes for MRAALWRTFCLMALSLTLSGCGILEWKEKALDALVSRIPPDMEVGLGEKVLPTVLPPEAILKDPVLQSRLEGLLKPLIDRNGIHQPPIKIYISRDDELNAFALPGGILIFNRGMLLAAGSAEEILGVAAHELAHVTEKHVLKSMIQSLSLAAIVSFFLGDVSELGAYILQQSQMLLQNGFTRSQEGEADRIGFDYLIAAGIHPKGMSQFFQRLEKRKSEGADSPAETRKLERVSVFLSTHPLTAERIRMVEQRIAGLTPQEIKALKPVRFDLKDFQQRLAQESH
- a CDS encoding response regulator, giving the protein MKRQRLRILLIDDDPIFGHILQRTADNLNINLDVVQSVEEIGFIFGMKDYDIIIVDQNMQFMSGMEVAAYLASFFAGKTVVLISSSSVIKDGGLGLPSFIDAFVHKDEGYYRVLKQALVTHEKINATPERGAAGNL
- a CDS encoding alpha-amylase family glycosyl hydrolase, with product MYSFQGKGAWSARRPLFHSIIMLAMLPFSAEALAESWYFRGTANQWKAAPLQMDAASQTQSIEIDFARQDKNARFKLDRFADWTESVPAQDLQVEDCSRVRITFRPASRAVDVKKIADLREGACAPVAAEPAPQPAPAPAPQPGGPDFRSETIYFVLTARFYDGDPNNNYYNRDRIKLGDPHWRGDFKGLIQQLDYIKDLGFTAIWITPPVENRSGLDYHGYHAYDWNRVDPRLESPGASYQDFIDAAHAKGLKVIQDVVINHSSNYGIRGEVWIDRLPIKYYRPQGGSPIKNDPYKDNLGDYLSDFREDNDNPVAPAWFRERQNTDPAGVKPLVDPKSGVTVPLAGYNPNRFFGIDAQTLDPNWYHLDGFMAGGDWESPKSLQRKHMAGDTIDLATERQNVKDYLNSAIHRYLDMGVDAIRLDTVKHVERNNLLEYVDDWKAYKPGLFVFGENLVKGTGLGQELSNDNAPAAIRPWWYTRRGNDPANPRSGPDSGFSVLDFSLFSTFRDNIRGGNFGGVGGILGWDWIYGDATQLVTFFQNHDVGPDNDFKYRFQGETWKAALAYNLLWTIRGIPTLYYGEEIEFQKGLPQDIEGGTMTLDQTGRAYFGDNLKPDRLATTKGHPLFGHIKRLNQIRRSIPALQKAPMSQVQEWGGGMSFVRDFNNGSSYAVVGLAGESAQSITVNGVKNGNYRDAITGREVTVRDGTLSFTVKDRSIGVYVLNGPGKIGTDAVYLR
- a CDS encoding ATP-binding protein, giving the protein MIKGFHFICQIFVLLGLMGSPAWADADGIWELNGEPLEQVLLGRKLSVLHDPEGRMTLEQVVQPSHAGEFVPQTRDIVSKGYLSKGVFWARMTVRNGTDRALPLFVISRYATVDELSLYEVKASTEPRLLWALGDILPSKDRPIHHRLPIFPITVEPGVHDYYWKMETTSAVIFSLEAWSPDRFLNHELAEQLFYGAILGICVVMFLYNFFVFIKFSQTSYFYYSCYILSYLSFYLLYNGFAYLYFEPGAMRDWWMRDGIYVVIDLISMTAVAFSIAFLNLKGSQPKIYRFFRSLQVLCLINIGNWLLFRSSFFALQCTLALNFSLSCVLIAVGVYRMVSYRPARFYVLGWTFILLANILTLLSNNAVIPVTGWVQWVQPFGAAAELVVLSLALGDKFALLQAEREASLEEQQRLQAIAFDAEKKAREAIQNTLDEQQRLNEQRDQLVANTSHELRTPLNGMMGLAQAIQRREQDRLSPDSLKSLDGIVRSGRRLAALLGDLLDFSRGERHVMPLYKGSTSLHEQTELVFEILRPTLDSKPIELVNLIGSDDIIVLADPDRLQQVLFNLVSNAIKFTQQGKIKVSALAQDGQVTIRVSDSGPGIAAEDHERIFAAFTQADGGIARRHGGLGLGLAIVKQIVEAHGGTVGVQSVPGFGSTFWLTMAQSQDSDVPRHQGDPQFMAHRVAGFESQMEASPRSPALGAVVPSGFMDRDELRSSLDILIVDDEPTNRQVLEEILRLSGHRTESLGDGPSALEAIRHKKKFDVILLDIMMPEMSGYDVLRQLRQQYNEAELPVIVLSAKALEKDLLAAYALGANDYILKPFSAMEVDARLHHQARLKAAIQKNQSIQNESRLLKDALKSVEDQLQHAERLASMGAATAGIAHELSNPLMHFKTLMQWLRQAAQVSVKDPADLSKILGYCDLADRAIRTMLGITESIKVVMRSRSQDDALYEVDLIVEDVVNILHHKLKYFHFTRIIEPGLWFKGRRSDLVQVIMNLLSNAADAVKGRKDDQIHLSIQKSGASLILRIEDSGDGIPASIREKIFEPFFTTKEAGQGTGLGLSVVRSITTRLEADMQITDSASYGGACFIITLRAA